GCAACCTCCTTCATAATTTTTTATATTAAGTAACTAACTATTAAACATGAAGTTACTCTTAAGCGTGATTGAGGATATCTCGTCTCTAGCTATTGAATGGTATGGCGACTACGTTAAGAAGATCATAGTTGGCGGAAAATCATTTGAGAAAGCAGATGAGACCGAAGATACCATATATTTACTTGTACTAGACCGTGTATCTAAAATTTCAATTTATGCTAGAGGTGAAATATTCTCGTTTTTCTATAATAATGCTATTAAAAGGAAGGAGAGTATAAAGCTATTTATTTCAAAATATGGGACTTTACCTAAGATTTATGGAATAATACTATCTCCTAAGGAATTAGATTATGAAATTCCTATAATCGAATATCTGACTAGTAATGGGAAAGTACTACTTGATAGAGGTGAACAAAATGGATAAGAGTTTAGTGGCTGCAGAATATCTACTGAGAGCTAGAAGAACTCTAAAAGAAGCTAAAATCGCGTTTGAAGACGGCGATCTTTATTACACAGTAATTAGGGTCTTAGATACCATAGAAAACTTATCTAAGGTATTATTAACTTTAAAGGACGTGTTTATTGTGGAATCTTATTGGAACGCTACCATGCTTCTTGAAGATAACAATAACAAGATTGAACAGAAGCTAAGAGAGATCGAGCTAAAACTAATGCCAGCATTAATAATAAATGAATCTTCCTTAAAGACACCTACAGTCATAATAAGGAATAAAGAGGCCGAAATACTATTAGGTGAAGTTGAGAAAATATTTGAGGAGGTTGAGAAAATTTATGACGAGTATCATGATTGATTTAGACTCATACACGTGTTCTAGTGATCCAACTGAAGCAGTGGATTATTTACTACTTAATAAAAACGTTATATTCAAAATTAATGCTAAAAATCCCTATTTTGAAGAGATCAAGACAAGATATAGGATTAATATAACGAGACAAGAAGGTGATACGATTTATTTTACGATACATTCAGATGGCTAAACTTCTATAATATGATAAGGAGTTGGCTGGGATTTAATGAGAGAGACGACTATATCTCAGCCTCAATACTAAATTATATGGTAAGGGATTATGACGAGTCCGAATTAAGGGACTTAATCAAGGGGAGAGAGGTTGCAATAATCGGAGCGGGTCCAAATTTAATTAATATAAATAAAATTGAGGAAGAAATCATTATAGCGTCAGATGGAGCAACGAACTACTTAGTGAACATAGGAATAATTCCCGATGTTATAGTTACTGATTTGGATGGGATTCAAGTATTTCCTAGACAAGCAATATATGTGGTGTTAGCACATGGAGATAACATAGAGTTACTAATTAAAGTAAAAGAGTTGGATAAAGTGATACCAACTGTGCAAGTATTGCCTTTCGGTCGTTTAAAATTATATGGTGGATTTACAGATGGAGATAGGGCAGTGGTATTAGCTAAGTATATGGGAGCAAGGAAAATAAAACTATATGCTATGGATTTTGATTCAGGATTAGTAGGAAGGTTTTCTAAACCATATTATCAAAAAGACGTACCTGCATCGATGATCAAAAGGAAAAAGTTAGAAATAGCCAGAATGATAATTGAACAAGTTTTAAATTGTAATGAATAGTAAGTTTTAAATATTGTCGTATCA
The nucleotide sequence above comes from Sulfolobus tengchongensis. Encoded proteins:
- a CDS encoding 6-hydroxymethylpterin diphosphokinase MptE-like protein, coding for MIRSWLGFNERDDYISASILNYMVRDYDESELRDLIKGREVAIIGAGPNLININKIEEEIIIASDGATNYLVNIGIIPDVIVTDLDGIQVFPRQAIYVVLAHGDNIELLIKVKELDKVIPTVQVLPFGRLKLYGGFTDGDRAVVLAKYMGARKIKLYAMDFDSGLVGRFSKPYYQKDVPASMIKRKKLEIARMIIEQVLNCNE